The genomic window ATCATGAAATTACCAAATTTTCGTAAGCAAATCGTTATTAAAAACCGAAAATTTGAGAAATGTTTTTCCTAATAGTAACGTCTATTTAAAAACGCGGATTTCAAAAAccgaataaaagagaaaaaaaaaacagaaaatgggaGGATGGGcgtttaaaaatttgaaaagcttTAGTTTTTTGGCAAAATCATAATCCCCATTGCTGGagaatttctttaaaagaaaggACGAGGTGTCTATCCATCACATCTGATGGTTACTAAATAATGATGTGATAATGAAACCAAAACAATCCGAGGAAAATTACAAAACTAGTCAGGGGTATCTCGAAATCAGCGGAACGAATGTGCAACTGTTCAAAATTTCCTTATTAAATGGaagtatttgatattaattttggttgaatattttcaaatctatttttaatttcttggGAATGGTTCCagctttatgattattattttaggGATTGTGACTTTACTATTAATCCCCCAGATAGGTAACTAAAACCAAAGATTTCCATAGTGTCAATATTTCCAGTTTCAGAGAATACCCTTCgtgatttttgcctttttttttttttagctggtgGTTCGTTTCCAAGATcccatgaaagtgaaagtaattcactttgtcAAAAGtgctttctttcatgataaaaaGTGAATGGAGAGCATATTTAAGAGAAATAATAAAGTTTTCTTATATCTTTAATATTTAGGTTACTGTGGAAAAATGCGGCGTAATTTCCAGAAAATAAGCTGTGTATAAAAATACCACAGTGTACTAGAAACACCGAAACGAAGCATTAAAATAGCAACACTTCATGAggtacagagagaacaaacatttCTAAAAGATGTAATTTCCTCAAGtaacaatataaattttttttaaactagtTAAAATCTTTCATTTCAGTATTTCAAGTATATCACGTTAAGGtctttatttattcccattctttGGAAATTACACTGCGATCctccacatttattttttttcctgagacttttttttttcatgtgaaaAAGTCTGTTAAATAACGAAAGGCATTTACCGATTACTGCATCGCTGAATTGGGAATTAATCTTAAACGATGCCACAAACTCAACGGTAGACTAGATGTCACCAAATATGTTGCAAATATACCTCAGAAGACCCTTTCGTTGCGATGTTGATCATCAGCTGCGTCGTACACTAATCTATCTCCCACTTTGAGTCGGCCGCGTTCAGCCATTTCTATGCACAACATAAGATTTCTGTTTCGCAAcaaatctttttatcttttacttgttttgatcattagactgcagccatgctggggcatcgccttgggGAAGTTTAGTCGGTAAATTTGGACAAGTACATCCGCACGCGgttcactaagaaaaaaagacCTCGGATTTTtcgcgtggaatcaagtaccctgagcTCCTAATATGCCGCAAACCTCTTGTTTTGGTTCGGGAAAAGGGTGGAGAGGAATCGGAATCCCCCTCCCTTCCCACAAgtagtagaaaataatttttctttttcgttgaatgaattagggtgacctcctaatatgccacAAAACACTTTTTGTCCGGAAAACGGGTGGGGGTGAGGCAGGACAAAGAAATATGTTTTGTGGTATATTAGGAGGTCACcgtaattcattcaacgaaaaacaaaagcattttcCAATAATTCCAGGGAGAGTTCCGATTCCACACACCCTCTCCTTTTTCCCGAACCAAAATAAAGGGTTTGTGGCATATTAGGAGGTCCGGGTACTTGATTTCACGCGAAAAATCCAAGGTTTTTTTCTCTTAATGAACTGTATGTTTTGTCAAAcaagggcataaacacaccaacaccacttgtcaagtggcgtaaccatgtggttcataagcaatctacttaccacacagtcactcctatgcctatgtttaTTGTTTAGCTCTAAAATTTTTGTTCCATGTCACCTGCAAGTGTCCAACTTTCATGCCTGTACAATAAGATTAAAGTGACCAGAGATATGTATGGTTTGAGCTTTGTGGGGGAAAATCTGGCTTATCAATATGATGTTCAGTTTATATCATGGCAGACAAAGTCAAGCTAAGTTAGTTTTTATCTCTTTTGAGCTCTGTTATCCTTGCTCAAAGTGAAATGAGAAGATATAATCTATATTACAGGAACCTACCATAGAAAGAGTATGTGAAATGTTGGAaagatgtgatgagaaaggtgggtgttagtaacccagcttaatcatcaaagaaaggaaaaaattagtTGCTGGGCTTTATAGGCTGCCGGGATCAAAATTTGGAACCTgcattttcccccttttttcgttTTAACATATGTTATGGTTtctatttttatgaaaaaaaaaaacgcacgaAAGTTCTCATTGCaaaggcaaaagtaagccaaTGATTCGTttaaaggcaaaagtaagccaagTTTTCGTTTATGTCATATTACAACTAAATTTTTAAGTCTCGTTTGAACTCATATAACATTCTGTGTATTTGTCCGTCTTGTTATGTCCCTATCTATGTAAGATCGCAAGACAATAATAAAGATTTACATCTAAATACTAAAAACTTACATTATATTCATGGGGGTATGAAACAAAAACCATCAGAAGAATTCATTTTATCTATAAAACTGCAAAATGCAATGTAAtgcaaagacaaaaacaggaggaaaattgtgatgtcataaaGCAGTTAGATATGATCTACcagttttgatattttcagtaaaCCAGTTGCAGTGAAAATTTTCACATTtcgaataaatatttaattgtaaaaGTTTTGTAGCTCCACATGTGGGCCAAATACTTTTAGAAGATATTAGTTCTTTGAAGAATTTAGTGTAATTTTAAAGAACAAGGAAGGTTCGGCATAAAAGAATTTTGGTCATCTTAAGAAATGAGTGATTCAAGTCATAAACAACGCTATGAGAAAAGGGGATTCAAGCCAATGGAAAAGGAGCAGTTAGATGTGGTGCATTTTCCAAACAATCCTATCATTACAAACTGGGAACGGCTGGAAAAAGAGCGACTGaagaaattagatttaggatttaaCCGGTTGCAAGGTTCTGTTTATCAGATAGAATTAGCAAAAGAACTTAAGAAACAGCGGGAATTGGGTCCAAGTGCAAAAATGAAAAGATCACCAACTcctgatgaagaggaggaagtggaagaagaacATGTGTCATCTGGAGGTCAAATATCCtttaatcaactagctccctttaaaacttacaaaacaaaacattcctGTGGTTATTTCTTTGATTATGAAAATCAACACAAACGAATTCGGAGAGGAATTCCTCCTTGCAATTTACCATATTGGCAATCTAGgccaaaatattaaaacagaatcaTATCcaaacacactcagatatatatatatatatatatgatgtgtaactCTGGGTACTTGAACCAGAGAATGCAGCTTTAAAGATCAAAATCATATATCTAACATAAGGTATGCATAGCATGTATGTACtgtctttcagaaaaaaaaaaaattgtattaaaatctgatttgtaatttttattcctttatcatTGCATGCTTTCCATTCAGCACCacaggtacataaatacatacaagatgcattccagaagttttgaaatGGTTCCAGAtgtgacatttattaatttcaaagtacTTGAGTCACCTTATGTAGACCGCCATGGAAGTCCTCCAAAGTGAAGATGTCCAGGACCCTTGTCACAACCACTTTCAAAATGACTGCCTCTGACTTTCTCCTTCAGCTTGGGGGTACTGCAGGGAGGGTGCGGAACAGTTTCGATGCCCCACCTCTGGTAAGTAGTCAGTCACCAGGATGGAACCGTTACATTATCCTGGGGCAGGTGCTCTAACCTTTTGTGATGAAATCTCTTCCCGAACTCTCTCAAAACCTTCACAACATACTTTCTGTTGACTGTTTCATCAGAGGGGACCCAGTGGATGTAGATGATGCCTTTGCTGTCAAAAAAAGGGGATCATTGAGCCTCCTGATGGACTTGTTTTGCTTGGCCTCATGGGACAGCGAAAAACATGCTCagctcatacaagttaatccaaAAGCACTCTAGAGTATTTCATACCTTTCTGTAGTGTTTCTGCCCAGTTTAACACAGAACTTTATTCAATAGCAAGCTTCCAAACTGTCTTTACATCCCAGTGCATTCTGCAAGCTAGTCAGCtgttagaaaaaatatttagcaGGGTGTTATTCAAAGTGCAGTAAAAACcatctccttcaatctggaatagcAAAAGTTTGCAAGTCATCTTATTAGGTGAATAGTAATGATATAttatgacgtatatttgccatttaaatatggctaacccctaaaggtggatgctactacaaactacagtagcatccactcttaggggttagccatatttaaatggcaaatatacatcacgatgtgttgcagctactgtttataactcgctctaagatttattattgaaTGATATCTTAAAATAACAGTAAATGTAGACCAGTAATAATtgtctctcttaaaaaaaaaaatctcaaatcttCCGGAAACGCACCTCATTTGTCATACTCATCAcccgttttaataataataataatgaaattattgtatacagtgctcaggtgcaccacaacttgtcaaaagtgcgtatagagtatatgcagtaatgtacaaatgtctggaaagcgaacagtgtatgagtcagatacatgcctgtatgtgtatggaggggagaaaatcaggtgtagtgttggcgaatctcaggaagcatggaagttttgaaggatgcagtgctctgacaactaacaactgatgccggcagttgcttcagcaactcttagcgtgaaaaaatgtttccgaaagtcaagGCAGTTGTGCTCATTCTAGCATGAACTGGACTGGTCATCACAGTTAGAGGTAACACATTTTCAGGGGTACTGCTAATTTAGGTGGTCATGTGACTACAtctcacatgtatgcatgtgcatgtacacagtcatacaaacacacacacaaatatcctaATACTCTATTATGGTGAGTCTAACAAAAATTATATTCTGTTTCACCTGTGGCTTCTTCAAGAAATCCTGAAAAGTCCCAGTGTGAAACAATACAAATTTTGTTAGACTCACTGTTATGGGTTAAAGTTGTCAACATTCAGATTTTTCACTTCGAGTACCCCACTCTATGTAGCCAGATCATGTTGCTATAAACTTGTTacctcaatacatatatataggttacaagacggtgagctggcaaaatgcttagaggtacttcgactgctgctacgttctgcgttcaaattccgtcgacgtcaactttgcctttgaggGCGGTGCTCTAatatggccagtcaaatgactgaaacaagtaaaaaaaaagaaagatatgtattcttttatttgtttcagtcatttgattgtggtcatgctggaacactgcatttagttgaacaaatcaaccccagtacttattctttgtaagcctagtacttattctattggtctcttttgccaaaaccgaTATTCTCCAGCATGACAATGCACAGCTGCAATCTTTAGGACGGGAAGTTCTTCCACATCTTCCATACCTATCTGACTTCAGCATCTATGGatttccatctgttcaaatcaCTAGAACATTTCAAAAGGGGCAAAACATTCAGAACAAGAGAGGAAGTTGAAAACAGTCTCTTggactttttccagaaaaaatagGTCTCtttgaaacataaaaaaaggTTACTTTCCTGTTGGgctgcatcatcatcgtttaacgtccgttttccatgctagcatgggttggacggttcgaccggggtctgggaagccaggaggctgcaccaagcccagtctgatctggcagtgtttctacagctggatgctcttcctaacgccaaccactctgtgagtgtagtgggtgctttttacgtgtcacctgcacaggtgccagacgaggctggcaaacagccacggacggatggtgctttttacgtgccaccagcatggaggccattcggggcggcgctggcaatggccacgttcagatggctttcttatgtgccactggcactggtctcacaactacaatttccattgatgttgatcgatttcgattaacGATGGGGATTACATTCTTGATTAAAACTATTCAGATAAACGTAGTTTACCTTCATTTTTATATGCTTCCTGGTAAAACACAATTACTTTCCGAATACCCTCATATATCTTATCCATATTTTTATACCTGTTCCTACGATATTTTTACAATCTGATATCTTAATCTCTATTCGATTCACCCTACTGACAATTGCTTTCTAATCCAACTGTATACTGTTATGTTGAATAGTAATTGTTGCCCAACCAGCTTAAAATGTTCATTCAATGAGTTGGTAATCGTGAATACTTACGATAGAttattgtatttttctgaatACCCAAGTCTTTCTCATCAGaatggttgtcatcatcatcatcatttagcatctgctttccatactagcatgggttggacggttcaactggggtctgggaagccagaaggctgcaccaggcccagtctgatctggcaatgtttctacagctggatgcccttcctaacgccaaccactccgtgagtgtagtgggtgctttctacatgccaggcgaggctggcaaacggccacgatcggatggtgctttttacgtgccaccagcatggaggccagtcggggcggcgctggcaatggccacattcagatggttttcttacgtgccactggcactggtatcacagctacaatttccattgatgttgatcgatttcgattctgattctcacaacattaagtaacagtttgtgaagtttTTCTCGGATTCAAAGATGAAACATGTCACCTGGTGGTTGGGGTGTTGCACTCAgcatcacaagattgtggttttgattcctggactgggcagtctcatgtgttctagagcaaaacaCCTTATCTCATGCTGCTCTGTGATAGCTTTGACATCTAACatgtggtacaccatgcacctgtacaggcaatgtcgatttgatggaagggAGTGAGCCAGTGCAGAGCTCAAACATTTGATTGCTACAAACAAATCATATGAGCAAAAATCCTCATCTGTCTTTTATAACAGAAGAGTccaccatatgtatatacgtatatatatatgtatgtatacacacacacacaccatcgtttaatgtccgctttccatgcaagcatgggttagacgaatgactgagaactggcgaaccagaaggctgcaccaggcttcaatcttgatctggcagagtttctacagctggatgcctatcctaatgccaaccactctgagagtgtagtggatgccttttacatgccactagcacagaagccggttagccgctctgtcaatgatcacactcgtatggtgctctttgcaccctgctagcacggacgccagtcattgaatttgattttgatttttgatttttttctcgatttcacttgcctcaacaggtctttgcaagcagagttttagtgtccaaagaaggaaaaggtacgcataagtgggctggttacgcccctggcataggccacgagattatggtctcatttggctagccaggtcttctcacgcacagcatatttccaaaagtctcggtcactagtcatttccttggtgaggcccaaagttcgaaggtcgtgcttcaccacttcatcccaggtcttcctcttccacaggttccctcaaccactagagtatggcactttttcacacagctatccttatccattctcaccacatgaccatactagcgcaGTCGTCTCCCtggcacaccacatctgatgcttcttaggtccaacatttctcttaagatacttacactctgttgggtatgcacattgacattacaaatccattggatcatactggcttcatt from Octopus sinensis linkage group LG19, ASM634580v1, whole genome shotgun sequence includes these protein-coding regions:
- the LOC118767170 gene encoding uncharacterized protein LOC118767170, which translates into the protein MSDSSHKQRYEKRGFKPMEKEQLDVVHFPNNPIITNWERLEKERLKKLDLGFNRLQGSVYQIELAKELKKQRELGPSAKMKRSPTPDEEEEVEEEHVSSGGQISFNQLAPFKTYKTKHSCGYFFDYENQHKRIRRGIPPCNLPYWQSRPKY